One Microbacterium trichothecenolyticum DNA window includes the following coding sequences:
- a CDS encoding DUF4194 domain-containing protein: MTDVQTPGTDAENPAFIAPVAMENDPDALFAGDRGILDADVRRVLVRILQRRFLLAESSPAEWKLLLEHQQMIESRLNDLFVRLVVDHARGVAYKEQVRSDEVDVPILLKDEAYSRAETLVLVYLRTVFQRETTAGTASARVDVEEVEQTVLTYFSESDGTRASQQRAVRTAIARLDREGIIEEESEGRYRIGPLIEIVLSAETLRELQKWLDEQTRNAPAEVLASETPEKDLLS, encoded by the coding sequence ATGACTGACGTGCAGACTCCGGGCACCGACGCCGAGAATCCCGCGTTCATCGCCCCCGTCGCGATGGAGAACGACCCCGACGCGCTGTTCGCGGGCGATCGCGGCATCCTGGATGCCGATGTGCGGCGCGTGCTCGTGCGGATCCTGCAGCGGCGGTTCCTGCTGGCCGAGAGCTCCCCCGCGGAGTGGAAGCTGCTGCTGGAGCACCAGCAGATGATCGAGTCGCGGCTGAACGACCTGTTCGTGCGGCTCGTCGTCGACCACGCCCGCGGTGTCGCTTACAAGGAGCAGGTGCGCAGCGACGAGGTCGACGTGCCGATCCTGCTCAAGGACGAGGCGTACTCGCGCGCCGAGACGCTCGTGCTGGTGTACTTGCGCACGGTGTTCCAGCGCGAGACCACTGCCGGAACCGCATCGGCCCGCGTCGACGTCGAAGAGGTCGAGCAGACGGTGCTCACCTACTTCAGCGAGAGCGACGGCACCCGCGCGAGCCAGCAGCGCGCCGTGCGCACCGCGATCGCCCGTCTGGATCGCGAGGGCATCATCGAGGAGGAGTCCGAGGGACGCTACCGCATCGGACCGCTGATCGAGATCGTGCTGAGCGCGGAGACGCTTCGCGAGCTGCAGAAGTGGCTGGACGAGCAGACCCGGAACGCACCCGCCGAGGTCCTGGCATCCGAGACTCCCGAGAAAGACCTTCTTTCATGA
- a CDS encoding S8 family peptidase: MSTSSRPRRWLVAAFAGLVAMLAVVGVIRIAPPAVSDAAASASTPAPPSPGPASAEASADAVPTFAEQLPVPPGASDEERRRIELSYSLVAIPDDRLDDLRAAADGAIGAQSLGGTTYVAVPAGQVDAVRARVPESAVTPNALVEATADQTPTPSWGLDAIDTPAATQDSHYLSDTTGAGTTVYVVDTGIQSTHPDFGGRVDAAEGHTEVADGNGTEDCNGHGTHVAGTVGSTTYGVAKATRLVPVRVMGCDGQGTFIAFLYALIWIYNNHTGAQSVITMSLGLPQNDTANQLIQIGVDQGYVMTSAAGNETDDACKYSPGSATNGITVGAIDSTRTIAWYSNYGTCVTLFAPGSDITSTWIGSSTNTISGTSMATPHVAGLAARMLQEHPTWGTPEVKAALTSTAGASGTLSGLPVGTANIFASIPGVPRVTAVTAAPGAGGQTLSWTVNDIGTVTSFAVTVTDTTTGRVYPVDIAGVTTATVFLDETSGHAYTVSVGATGTLPTGVVVTSAPVTTTFTGGP, translated from the coding sequence ATGTCGACTTCCTCGCGCCCCCGTCGCTGGCTCGTCGCCGCGTTCGCCGGCCTCGTCGCGATGCTCGCCGTCGTCGGCGTCATCCGCATCGCCCCGCCCGCCGTCTCGGACGCGGCGGCTTCCGCCTCGACGCCCGCGCCCCCGTCGCCCGGACCCGCGTCGGCGGAGGCGTCCGCGGACGCGGTACCGACTTTCGCCGAGCAACTGCCCGTTCCCCCGGGGGCGAGCGATGAGGAACGTCGCCGGATCGAGCTGTCGTACTCGCTCGTGGCGATCCCCGATGACCGGCTCGACGATCTCCGGGCCGCCGCCGATGGGGCCATCGGTGCGCAGTCCCTCGGCGGAACCACCTACGTCGCCGTCCCCGCCGGTCAAGTCGATGCCGTCCGCGCACGCGTACCCGAGTCGGCGGTCACCCCGAACGCGCTGGTCGAGGCGACCGCCGACCAGACGCCGACACCCTCGTGGGGTCTCGACGCCATCGACACGCCCGCGGCGACGCAAGACTCCCATTACCTGTCCGACACCACCGGCGCCGGCACCACCGTCTACGTCGTCGACACCGGCATCCAATCGACGCACCCCGACTTCGGCGGCCGCGTCGACGCCGCCGAAGGGCACACCGAGGTCGCCGACGGCAACGGCACCGAGGACTGCAACGGCCACGGTACCCACGTCGCGGGCACGGTCGGCAGCACGACGTACGGCGTCGCCAAGGCGACCCGGTTGGTGCCGGTCCGTGTCATGGGGTGCGACGGCCAGGGCACGTTCATCGCCTTCCTGTACGCCTTGATCTGGATCTACAACAACCACACCGGGGCGCAGTCGGTGATCACCATGAGTCTGGGACTTCCCCAGAACGACACGGCCAACCAGTTGATCCAGATCGGAGTCGACCAGGGGTACGTCATGACCTCCGCTGCCGGCAACGAGACCGACGACGCCTGCAAGTACTCGCCGGGCAGCGCCACGAACGGCATCACCGTCGGTGCGATCGACTCCACGCGCACCATCGCCTGGTACAGCAACTATGGAACCTGCGTCACGCTGTTCGCCCCGGGCTCCGACATCACCTCGACCTGGATCGGCTCGAGCACGAACACCATCAGCGGAACGTCGATGGCGACGCCCCATGTCGCCGGGCTCGCCGCACGCATGCTGCAAGAGCACCCCACCTGGGGGACGCCCGAGGTCAAGGCGGCCCTGACCTCGACGGCGGGCGCCAGCGGCACCCTCTCGGGGCTCCCGGTGGGCACGGCGAACATCTTCGCCTCGATCCCCGGCGTTCCCCGCGTGACCGCCGTCACGGCCGCGCCCGGAGCCGGCGGTCAGACGCTGTCGTGGACCGTCAACGACATCGGCACCGTGACGTCTTTCGCGGTGACGGTGACCGACACGACCACCGGGCGGGTCTATCCCGTCGACATCGCCGGCGTCACCACCGCCACGGTCTTCCTCGACGAGACGTCGGGGCATGCGTACACCGTCAGCGTCGGCGCGACCGGCACCCTGCCCACGGGAGTGGTCGTCACGAGCGCGCCCGTGACGACGACCTTCACCGGCGGACCCTGA
- a CDS encoding DUF3375 domain-containing protein: MTRTRAEAAYLRSVTAFKNPTLDLLHGRFAPFVVAVLSVVFSPDRPAVAVADAHVEVAEAIDELRAAGYDTDDDRRIPAGSARDICRGWVRVGWLGLQIEDDVEVYRLSAHAVGALEIAGRAGGGRARVSRSRVRTLLDAVERLARDAESDPVRRREALLEERAALDAEIAALDDGIVEPLDDDHLLEEAENVIHLARELPADFSRVAESIAAMQRDVVAELRRDVRPTGEVLREYLERGRQVMQATPEGRAFQGALRLIGDPENIDDLTDQLHAVLTQPFSRLMTPEQRGELHAIARRVEAGVQEVLTAQRRASHVITAQVRTHDPIRDRQVDDLLRGVMAGLHRWSQTRSPGRVEPVRTLPLADVGHLRQSISDVRPPGAPEPLASEAPDVEFVDADTRAWGGPHYAELEAYVARLGDGFDLATAFAGADAETRRPVDLVGLLEIVHRRGLVETDDVSIVEAVRPDGTTRRFAFGAVQAGNPTEQDADD, translated from the coding sequence GTGACCCGCACCCGAGCCGAAGCCGCGTACCTGCGCTCGGTGACGGCGTTCAAGAACCCGACGCTCGACCTGCTGCACGGGCGTTTCGCCCCGTTCGTGGTGGCCGTGCTGTCGGTGGTCTTCTCCCCCGATCGTCCCGCGGTCGCCGTGGCCGACGCGCACGTCGAGGTCGCCGAGGCGATCGACGAACTCCGGGCGGCCGGCTACGACACCGACGACGACCGGCGCATCCCCGCCGGCTCCGCGCGTGACATCTGCCGCGGCTGGGTGCGCGTGGGCTGGCTGGGGTTGCAGATCGAGGACGATGTCGAGGTGTACCGCCTGTCGGCGCACGCTGTGGGCGCGCTCGAGATCGCCGGCCGTGCGGGCGGGGGCCGTGCCCGCGTGTCGCGCTCGCGGGTGCGTACGCTGCTCGACGCGGTCGAGCGTCTGGCCCGCGATGCCGAGAGCGACCCCGTCCGCCGACGTGAGGCCCTGCTCGAGGAGCGCGCGGCCCTGGATGCCGAGATCGCGGCTCTCGACGACGGCATCGTCGAACCGCTCGACGACGACCACCTGCTCGAAGAGGCGGAGAACGTCATCCATCTCGCGCGCGAGCTGCCCGCGGACTTCTCGCGCGTCGCCGAGTCGATCGCCGCGATGCAGCGCGACGTGGTCGCCGAGCTCCGCCGCGACGTGCGCCCGACCGGCGAGGTGCTGCGCGAGTACCTCGAGCGCGGCCGTCAGGTGATGCAGGCGACCCCCGAGGGGCGGGCGTTCCAGGGTGCGCTGCGCCTGATCGGCGACCCCGAGAACATCGACGACCTCACCGACCAGCTGCACGCCGTGCTGACGCAGCCCTTCTCGCGCCTCATGACGCCCGAGCAGCGCGGGGAACTGCACGCCATCGCCCGCCGTGTCGAGGCGGGTGTGCAGGAGGTGCTCACGGCGCAGCGGCGCGCCTCGCACGTCATCACCGCCCAGGTCCGCACGCACGATCCCATCCGCGACCGGCAGGTCGACGATCTGCTGCGCGGGGTGATGGCGGGGCTTCACCGGTGGAGCCAGACGCGCTCCCCCGGCCGCGTCGAGCCGGTGCGCACGCTGCCGCTCGCCGACGTCGGGCATCTGCGCCAGTCGATCAGCGACGTCCGACCTCCCGGAGCGCCGGAGCCGCTGGCATCCGAGGCTCCCGATGTCGAGTTCGTCGACGCCGACACGCGCGCCTGGGGCGGGCCGCACTACGCCGAGCTCGAGGCGTACGTGGCCCGGCTCGGCGACGGCTTCGATTTGGCGACCGCGTTCGCGGGGGCGGATGCCGAGACCCGGCGCCCCGTCGACCTCGTCGGTCTGCTCGAGATCGTGCACCGGCGGGGCCTCGTCGAGACCGACGACGTCTCGATCGTCGAGGCCGTGCGCCCCGACGGCACCACGCGGCGCTTCGCCTTCGGCGCGGTCCAAGCAGGAAACCCCACAGAACAGGATGCCGATGACTGA